The genomic segment CAGTCAGTATGATCGCCGTGACGCAGAAGCCGCTCGACAGGAACGCTGCCATGGCTTTGTTGGCGGCGCTGAACAGCACGCATAGCAAGGCGCCGGCGACGGCGATGATCGGCAAGGCCCAGATTGCGGGCCAACGCGCGTAGTTGTCGAACCATGCGCCGTTGATGGTGGTCACTGTCTTGACGATCGGCATGAAGGCGCTATTTGCATCCGGCATACCGGTGATGCGATAACCATGGATGCCGAGCGCTACCCAGAAACCGCCGGCAACGAACAGCACTATCGTCGCCAGCCCCGCAACCTTGGCGACGCTGCGCGCCCGTTGCGCAATCAAGGCGTCGGTCTTGACCTGCAGGTAAGCCGCGCCGTGCATCAGCAGCATGGCCACGCTCAGCAAGCCGGCCAGCAAGCCGAACGGGTTCAGCAGCTGGAAGAAGTTGCCGGTGTATTCGACCCGCATGGTGTCGTCGTAGTGGAACGGTACGCCGAGGAACAGGTTGCCGAACGCCACGCCGAAAATCAACGGTGGCACGAAGCCGCCGGCGAACAGTCCCCAATCCCAGGCATTGCGCCAACGCGTGTCGGCTACCTTGCTGCGGTAGTCGAAGCCGACCGGGCGGAAGAATAGCGAGAATAACAAGAGCATCAAGGCGACATAGAATCCCGAGAACGCTGCGCCGTACACCAGCGGCCAGGCCGCGAAAATCGCACCACCGGCGGTGATGAACCAGGTCTGGTTGCCTTCCCAGGTGCTGCCGATCGAGTTGATCACGACCCGCCGTTCGGCGTCGGTCTTGCCGATGAAAGGCAGCATCATGCCGACGCCGAAATCGAAGCCGTCGGTCAGGGCGAAGCCGATCAGCAATACACCGACAAAGCCCCACCAGATGATCTTTAAGGTTTCATAATCAAACATTGTCGCTCCCTTTATGCTTTGATAGTGGCGTCGTTAGCGACGGCCGATTGCTCCAGCCGTTCCCAGTGGTACTTGCCGGTATGCAGGCTGCTCGGGCCGCGGCGGGCGTACTTCACCATCAGTATCATTTCAATGATGAACAGGAAGGTATAGAAGCCGAGGAAGCCGGCCAGGCTGAAGTACAAGCTGCCAGGTTGCAGGGTCGAAGCCGACAGGTGGGTCGGCAATACGCCCGAGATGGTCCATGGCTGGCGGCCGTATTCAGCCAGCAGCCAGCCCAGTTCGATAGCGACCCAGGGCAGGGGAATGCTGTACACCGCCAGGCGCAGCAGCCAGCGCTGCTTGGCCAGTTGCTTGCGGATCAGGAAGTAGAACGAGCAAGAGAAGATGAACAGGAACAGCATGCCCAGTCCGACCATCAGCCGGAACGACCAGAACATCGGCGCGATTTTCGGGAAGGTGTCGTTGACCGCCATGGCGATCTGTTCAGGTGTGGCATCGACGACGTTGGGCGTGTACTTCTTCAGTAGCAAGCCATAGCCGAGATCGTCTTTCAGCTTGTCGAAACCGGCAACCGCTTCGGACGACTTGTCGCCGGACTTGAGGCGGGTCAGGGCAGCATAGGCCAGCATGCCGTTGCGGATGCGTACCTCATGCTCTGTCTTCAGGTCCTTGATGCCGGTGATCTGCTTGTCTGTGGAGCGGGTGCCGATCAAGCCCAGCACATAAGGAATCTTGATGGCGTAGTCGGTGCGCTGCTCTTTCTCGTTCGGCCAGCCGACAACGGTGATGCCGGCCGGCGCCGGCTCGGTATGCCATTCGGCTTCCATCGCCGCCAGTTTGACCTTGTTGACTTCGCCAGCGGTATAACCGGATTCATCGCCGAGTACGATCACCGACAGGGTCGAAGCCAGTCCGAAGCCGGCAGCGATGGCGAACGAGCGCAGGGCGAACGCGGTGTCGCGTCCTCGCAGCAGATAAAAGGCGGAGATGCCAAGTACGAACATGGATGCGGCCACATATCCGGCCGACAGCGTGTGCACGAACTTGACCTGGGCTACCGGATTGAAGATGACGTCGGCGATGCTGGTCAGTTCCATGCGCATGGTTTCATAGTTGAACTCGGCGCCGACCGGATTGTTCATCCAGCCGTTGGCGATCAGGATCCATAGCGCCGACAGGCTGGAGCCTAGCGCCACCAGGAAAGTGATCAGCAAATGCTGGACCCGCGACAGGCGGTCCCAACCGAAGAAGAACAAGCCGACGAAGGTTGATTCAAGGAAGAACGCCATCATCCCCTCGATCGCCAGCGGCGTGCCGAAGATGTCGCCGACATAGTGCGAGTAGTAGGACCAGTTGGTGCCGAACTGGAATTCCAGGGTGATGCCGGTAGCGATCCCCATGGCGAAATTGATGCCGAACAGCTTGCCCCAGAAACGTGTCATGTCCTTGTAGATCGGGCTGCCGGTCATCACGTAGACCGACTCCATGATCACCAGGATCCATGCCAGCCCCAATGTGAGCGGTACGAATAGAAAATGGAACATCGCGGTCGCCGCGAACTGCAGGCGAGAGAGGGCGACGACTTCATCAATAGGAATCATTGGCGGGTCTCCGAAGGGGAAAGGTGGGAAGGGATCGCGGCAGGCGGAGCGCTGAGGAAGTGTTGCTCCACCAGCTCAGTAGGCATGCGCATTTTTTTTGTTTGCGGTTCAGAGAAGAAGGCCTTCCAGAGCACGGTCAGCAGTGCAATCTTGACCGCCAGGATCAGGATGATCTCGACTGCCAGCGGCAAGCGCGTAAAACGTTTGGTTAAGGCGAAAGACATAGGGCGTCTACTCCTTCAGCTT from the Collimonas arenae genome contains:
- the cydB gene encoding cytochrome d ubiquinol oxidase subunit II — protein: MFDYETLKIIWWGFVGVLLIGFALTDGFDFGVGMMLPFIGKTDAERRVVINSIGSTWEGNQTWFITAGGAIFAAWPLVYGAAFSGFYVALMLLLFSLFFRPVGFDYRSKVADTRWRNAWDWGLFAGGFVPPLIFGVAFGNLFLGVPFHYDDTMRVEYTGNFFQLLNPFGLLAGLLSVAMLLMHGAAYLQVKTDALIAQRARSVAKVAGLATIVLFVAGGFWVALGIHGYRITGMPDANSAFMPIVKTVTTINGAWFDNYARWPAIWALPIIAVAGALLCVLFSAANKAMAAFLSSGFCVTAIILTAGASLFPFIMPSSLDPNSSLTIWDAVSSHKTLGIMFWVVVIMLPIIMLYTTWVYRVMRGKVTLQHIEDNKHTAY
- a CDS encoding cytochrome ubiquinol oxidase subunit I; protein product: MIPIDEVVALSRLQFAATAMFHFLFVPLTLGLAWILVIMESVYVMTGSPIYKDMTRFWGKLFGINFAMGIATGITLEFQFGTNWSYYSHYVGDIFGTPLAIEGMMAFFLESTFVGLFFFGWDRLSRVQHLLITFLVALGSSLSALWILIANGWMNNPVGAEFNYETMRMELTSIADVIFNPVAQVKFVHTLSAGYVAASMFVLGISAFYLLRGRDTAFALRSFAIAAGFGLASTLSVIVLGDESGYTAGEVNKVKLAAMEAEWHTEPAPAGITVVGWPNEKEQRTDYAIKIPYVLGLIGTRSTDKQITGIKDLKTEHEVRIRNGMLAYAALTRLKSGDKSSEAVAGFDKLKDDLGYGLLLKKYTPNVVDATPEQIAMAVNDTFPKIAPMFWSFRLMVGLGMLFLFIFSCSFYFLIRKQLAKQRWLLRLAVYSIPLPWVAIELGWLLAEYGRQPWTISGVLPTHLSASTLQPGSLYFSLAGFLGFYTFLFIIEMILMVKYARRGPSSLHTGKYHWERLEQSAVANDATIKA
- the cydP gene encoding cytochrome oxidase putative small subunit CydP, whose protein sequence is MSFALTKRFTRLPLAVEIILILAVKIALLTVLWKAFFSEPQTKKMRMPTELVEQHFLSAPPAAIPSHLSPSETRQ